One Fusarium poae strain DAOMC 252244 chromosome 4, whole genome shotgun sequence DNA window includes the following coding sequences:
- a CDS encoding hypothetical protein (BUSCO:19159at5125): MNHNEFTETESMMGSDEMWSTPVTQSKPRPMPIYQGLSFCGAEDFSSVPSWDTSSVSFQQTPSETMSRPVSMHQDFYPPMDNASWMDKPTEDHFDLHGMDYDMTMGMGNSFTADEAIPVLDLKHGALIEEDLMAIDGGSKQRRMSGSSFSMSTSGAFSDMHHDDFSAALSEAPSFTSDYPLRSNRTSMMSSTQLSPVASPRMTPQSRTDLVRTQSRGRGASPSPRPVNVRSAPYSVEGPRIKRWSTGTYGTAASRKPAQYAYHPCQDVYNNHQQMFSGHSSPAVGASPLPLNYGNLQAMQQAPFVVPSTPVFQRNSMLLPTQLPSQMAQQQQWQTDCNHYAPPQPLLSHGLFRMLQSNGDANCLNGHYTDLSDPPDLYAALQEEQIPPPPEDMNPEDPDMIPREQELRFEGDLYTPRWVRGHGNKREGWCGICKPGRWLVLKNSAFWYDKSFSHGISAATGSSFQEPQQKRRMDGNPDVWEGLCGSCNEWIALVSSKKKGTTWFRHAYKCHTHLKVKDTPKRRRESSNARALAMSSMAKTKTDAQRPITPQMPGSSMEMATTPRPSTMSQITSHPQSHHHLLTPQEPYTIDPMSGNVLVTTEPFPNMI, translated from the exons ATGAATCACAACGAGTTTACCGAAACCGAGTCCATGATGGGCTCGGATGAGATGTGGTCAACACCAGTGACCCAGTCTAAACCTCGACCTATGCCTATCTACCAAGGACTCTCTTTCTGCGGTGCTGAAGATTTCTCATCAGTACCATCCTGGGACACCTCGTCTGTCTCATTCCAGCAAACCCCCAGCGAGACCATGTCCCGTCCTGTTTCTATGCACCAAGACTTTTATCCTCCGATGGACAACG CATCGTGGATGGATAAGCCAACTGAGGATCACTTTGATCTTCATGGCATGGACTACGATATGACCATGGGAATGGGCAACTCTTTCACTGCTGACGAAGCCATTCCTGTTCTTGACCTCAAGCACGGTGCACTTATTGAAGAGGATCTCATGGCTATCGATGGTGGTTCAAAGCAACGTCGCATGTCTGGTTCTTCCTTCTCCATGTCCACCTCTGGTGCATTCTCCGACATGCACCACGATGACTTCTCGGCAGCTCTCTCTGAAGCACCCTCCTTCACCTCGGACTACCCTCTTCGTTCCAACCGCACTTCCATGATGTCCTCAACTCAGCTCTCACCTGTTGCTTCACCGCGAATGACCCCTCAGTCAAGgaccgacctcgttcgaaCTCAGAGCCGTGGCCGTGGTGCTTCCCCTTCTCCTCGACCGGTCAATGTACGATCTGCTCCTTACAGTGTCGAAGGCCCCAGAATCAAGCGATGGTCTACAGGCACTTATGGAACCGCTGCGAGCCGAAAGCCTGCTCAGTACGCCTACCACCCTTGCCAGGATGTGTACAACAACCACCAGCAAATGTTCTCCGGCCACTCTTCTCCTGCTGTTGGCGCCTCTCCTCTGCCTCTCAACTACGGTAATCTCCAGGCTATGCAACAGGCCCCATTCGTCGTCCCCAGTACTCCTGTCTTCCAGAGGAACAGCATGTTGCTCCCCACCCAGCTTCCATCTCAGATggcacagcagcagcaatggcAAACCGACTGTAACCACTACGCCCCACCGCAGCCTCTTCTGTCTCATGGCCTTTTCAGGATGCTTCAGAGCAACGGTGACGCCAATTGCCTCAACGGCCACTACACCGACCTCTCTGACCCTCCGGATCTGTATGCTGCTCTCCAGGAGGAGCAGATTCCTCCTCCCCCTGAGGACATGAACCCCGAGGACCCCGACATGATTCCCCGCGAGCAGGAACTACGATTTGAAGGCGACCTTTACACCCCTAGATGGGTTCGAGGACACGGCAACAAGCGCGAGGGATGGTGTGGAATTTGCAAGCCTGGAAGGTGGCTCGTGTTGAAGAACTCGGCCTTTTGGTACGACAAGTCCTTCTCTCACGGTATCAGCGCCGCCACCGGAAGCTCGTTCCAGGAACCTCAGCAGAAGCGACGCATGGATGGCAACCCTGACGTTTGGGAAGGCCTTTGCGGCAGCTGCAATGAGTGGATCGCACTCGTcagcagcaagaagaagggaacCACTTGGTTCAGGCACGCTTACAAG TGCCACACACacctcaaggtcaaggataCGCCCAAACGTCGCCGCGAGAGCAGCAACGCCAGGGCCTTAGCCATGTCGAGCATGGCAAAGACCAAGACTGATGCTCAACGACCTATCACGCCCCAGATGCCAGGCTCCTCGATGGAGATGGCTACCACGCCCCGACCTTCCACCATGTCACAGATTACATCTCATCCTCAGTctcaccatcatcttcttaCTCCTCAGGAGCCCTACACTATTGACCCGATGTCTGGAAACGTCCTCGTCACGACCGAACCTTTTCCGAACATGATTTAA
- a CDS encoding hypothetical protein (BUSCO:22209at5125): MYPLPGSLTSSPSSFANTNHRPPTSEETPTSAVFPSPVFDTPKPGQGAFTDAGGWTPHYAEDYSVFNSTPGNLRGPQQHRYVDYGTATIASSHKRLLSAESFAAGIATHVNHFSTNNRLPLPPVEPSRRLASSPNSVNVPQEYITDPTQLPSPDPSVQFQIPKKARKAGVKGAEPAQTATPPPTGRREEHKLADKLNMQNEQVFGQPDFTGTSQQQQHDLAAFMATSGDMFGYPMTAPTATPTAFWDPSMSMDFDFSASPSNVFQTTPVQHGGGHGHRHTGSFDWNSEVPLFQDPTAPFAPTGSDPMQSIHRDRALAPKPMGSASATTAASAAMSAALSAPLGDSFGFGQPMQGVNPGLLFEPPHTSVMDNPALIPVTQAGSAEGAIFQTRSRTPLGDNIRQSSSMKDLRATKVPDRALAPSPVKSNSRPGMGRSFSENRGKRVQTQNRPVLPKLAPARPVSQASNGSNNDSAPVGRPIAKPTGRLSPMKSQSRLSGLASIPEGPALQQPLTRTSVKFTIDSRGRARAETTIIPNEWDWEPGMGQRKVSRDRSRTRELGPSDDDESSSDDEPIIIPSRTNSFNTSFALPDPVRPVGSIFHSSRRSFSDRSTGSIHDTIGGSPHDGESETETVMYERKDKIGDATSELRKVMEDRKKRSHPMGQGGQHRPFQGSSLGPFRGDSNSPSSLNESSLIADRQVKCVCGRKGADGGDGFMIQW, from the coding sequence ATGTATCCCCTGCCAGGTTCACTAACCTCTTCGCCGAGCAGTTTTGCCAATACGAACCACCGCCCTCCGACATCTGAAGAAACACCTACCTCTGCCGTCTTTCCCAGTCCTGTCTTTGACACTCCCAAGCCCGGGCAAGGTGCATTTACCGACGCCGGGGGTTGGACGCCACATTACGCTGAAGACTACTCCGTATTCAACTCGACCCCTGGAAATCTCCGTGGACCTCAACAACACCGTTACGTTGATTACGGTACCGCTACGATTGCCAGCAGTCACAAGAGACTACTGTCTGCCGAGAGCTTTGCTGCTGGAATTGCGACTCATGTAAATCACTTCTCTACCAACAACCGCCTACCACTGCCGCCGGTCGAGCCCTCACGCCGCTTGGCCTCATCCCCGAACTCAGTAAACGTACCTCAAGAATATATAACCGATCCGACACAGCTGCCCAGTCCTGATCCGTCCGTTCAGTTTCAAATCCCCAAGAAGGCTAGGAAAGCCGGAGTCAAGGGTGCAGAGCCTGCGCAAACGGCAACGCCCCCACCCACTGGACGAAGGGAAGAGCACAAGCTCGCTGACAAGCTCAACATGCAAAATGAACAGGTCTTCGGCCAGCCCGACTTTACCGGCACCtcccaacaacaacagcatgATCTTGCTGCTTTTATGGCTACTTCTGGTGACATGTTTGGATATCCTATGACAGCTCCCACTGCAACACCTACTGCATTCTGGGATCCTTCGATGAGTATGGACTTTGACTTTAGTGCATCACCTTCCAATGTCTTCCAAACAACACCAGTTCAACATGGAGGTGGCCATGGTCACCGCCATACGGGATCGTTTGACTGGAATAGCGAAGTACCGCTCTTCCAGGATCCTACTGCACCATTTGCTCCAACAGGTTCAGATCCTATGCAATCGATCCACCGTGACCGTGCCCTTGCCCCAAAGCCTATGGGCTCAGCGTCTGCTACGACTGCAGCAAGTGCTGCCATGTCTGCGGCTCTCTCGGCTCCCTTGGGTGATTCCTTCGGATTTGGGCAGCCAATGCAAGGAGTAAATCCTGGGCTGCTCTTTGAACCCCCTCACACATCTGTTATGGATAACCCTGCTCTCATCCCAGTGACACAGGCCGGCTCGGCTGAAGGCGCGATCTTCCAAACGAGATCTAGAACCCCTCTGGGGGATAACATCCGACAATCTTCCAGCATGAAGGACTTGAGGGCCACCAAGGTACCTGATCGTGCTCTCGCGCCATCACCTGTCAAGTCAAACTCTCGACCTGGAATGGGTCGAAGTTTCAGCGAGAATCGTGGCAAGAGAGTTCAGACGCAGAACCGACCAGTGCTTCCCAAGCTTGCACCAGCTCGGCCTGTCTCCCAAGCTAGCAATGGTTCCAATAATGACAGTGCGCCTGTCGGACGACCCATCGCCAAACCAACTGGAAGGCTGTCTCCTATGAAGAGTCAGAGTCGTCTGTCAGGTCTAGCTTCCATACCCGAGGGGCCAGCGCTGCAACAACCACTGACTCGAACGTCTGTAAAATTTACCATCGACTCAAGAGGAAGAGCTCGCGCTGAGACGACTATCATACCGAATGAATGGGACTGGGAACCAGGTATGGGCCAGAGAAAGGTGTCTCGGGATAGGAGCCGGACACGCGAGCTGGGACCttcagacgatgatgagtCTTCCTCTGATGATGAACCCATCATCATTCCTAGCCGGACCAATTCATTCAATACATCCTTTGCCTTGCCGGATCCTGTGAGACCTGTGGGGTCCATCTTCCACTCTTCGAGGCGTAGCTTCAGCGATAGAAGCACTGGTAGTATCCACGACACAATTGGTGGGTCGCCGCACGACGGAGAGAGCGAGACTGAGACTGTCATGTATGAGCGTAAGGACAAGATTGGAGACGCTACAAGCGAGCTCCGTAAAGTGATGGAAGACCGTAAGAAGCGGTCCCATCCAATGGGACAGGGTGGGCAACATCGCCCGTTCCAAGGTAGTAGCCTTGGCCCTTTCCGAGGTGACAGCAACTCGCCGTCGTCCCTCAATGAGTCAAGCCTTATTGCAGACAGACAAGTTAAGTGTGTCTGTGGCCGAAAGGGGGCTGACGGGGGAGACGGCTTCATGATCCAGTGGTAA
- the LEU1 gene encoding 3-isopropylmalate dehydratase yields the protein MAEHNIVVLGGDHCGPEVVAEAIRVLKTLEENKPSVGKFNFKDHLMGGCSIDAHGSPLTDETLAAAKGADAVLLGAIGGPKWGTGAVRPEQGLLKLRKEMGTYGNLRPCFFASDSLVDASPLKAEVCRGTDIVIVRELTGGIYFGERKEDDGSGSAWDTEPYSREEIERIARLAGFLARGRGDKKVWSLDKANVLATSRLWRKVMNETFEKEFPDLKVEHQLIDSAAMILIKNPTGLNGVVVTSNLFGDIISDEASVIPGSIGLLPSASLSGIPDGQGKCNGIYEPIHGSAPDISGKGIVNPVGTILSVAMMLRYSLNLPEEAKAVEAAVRNALDGGLRTKDMGGNAGTTEVGDAIVEELKKILKA from the exons ATGGCTGAGCACAACATTGTCGTTCTGGGTGGTGACCACTGCGGTCCCGAG GTCGTGGCCGAGGCTATCCGA GTCCTCAAGACTCTCGAGGAGAACAAGCCCAGTGTCGGCAAGTTCAACTTCAAGGACCATCTCATGGGTGGT TGCTCAATTGACGCCCACGGTTCCCCTCTGACCGACGAGACCCTCGCTGCCGCCAAGGGAGCCGACGCCGTTCTCCTCGGTGCTATCGGTGGCCCCAAATGGGGTACCGGCGCTGTCCGTCCCGAGCAGGGTCTTCTGAAGCTCCGCAAGGAGATGGGCACATACGGCAACCTGCGACCTTGCTTTTTCGCCTCCGACTCCCTCGTCGACGCCTCTCCCCTGAAGGCTGAGGTCTGCCGCGGTACCGACATCGTCATTGTGCGAGAACTCACTGGCGGAATCTACTTTGGCGAGCGCAAGGAGGATGATGGCTCCGGTTCGGCTTGGGACACTGAGCCTTACTCCCGAGAGGAGATCGAGCGTATCGCTCGTCTGGCTGGATTCCTCGCCCGAGGCCGTGGTGACAAGAAGGTGTGGTCGCTCGACAAGGCTAATGTGCTGGCTACTAGCCGTCTGTGGCGAAAGGTCATGAATGAGACTTTTGAGAAGGAGTTCCCTGACCTCAAGGTCGAGCACCAGCTTATTGACAGTGCTGCTATGATCCTTATCAAGAACCCTACCGGTCTTAACGGTGTTGTTGTGACGAGCAACCTGTTTGGAGACATCATCAGCGACGAGGCCAGTGTCATCCCTGGAAGCATCGGTCTTTTGCCTAGTGCCAGTCTGAGCGGTATTCCTGATGGTCAGGGCAAGTGCAACGGTATCTACGAGCCCATCCACG GTTCCGCTCCTGATATCTCCGGCAAGGGCATCGTCAACCCCGTCGGCACAATCCTGTCGGTGGCCATGATGCTCCGATACTCCCTCAACCTCCCCGAGGAAGCCAAGGCTGTCGAGGCTGCTGTCCGCAATGCTCTGGACGGCGGTCTACGCACCAAGGATATGGGTGGAAACGCTGGCACAACAGAGGTTGGAGACGCTATTGTTgaggagctcaagaagatccTCAAGGCTTAG